One stretch of Oncorhynchus clarkii lewisi isolate Uvic-CL-2024 chromosome 1, UVic_Ocla_1.0, whole genome shotgun sequence DNA includes these proteins:
- the LOC139405847 gene encoding endosome/lysosome-associated apoptosis and autophagy regulator family member 2-like, which translates to MRIANVQPESQTHRSQVPIMPSRSWFIAGSALLLSFRLAFGTKGPHPCTETDYYYEYTECDSTGSRWRVAIPQSHGSCIGLPEPVRGTECTFSCEAGEFLEMSAQECTQCAAGTYSLGSGIRFDDWETIPSGFSSLATYLDNGPHGDDSSTCNSSTWFPQGSYLESNRDECTVSLIYAVHLKKPGSVSFDYQYPDGNLFFEFFIQNDQCQEMDQTADKKWLKLTSHGEWATHTVNLKSGTNILYWRTAGILIGAKVVKPVLLKNVHIEGVAYASECFPCKPGTFSQTPGSSSCQPCPRDTHSGHGASSCTPCNTTTLYAPEGSAECKARPPCSKKDYFQIHTPCDLEGKTQVTYRWVEPQICLVDVAGAETLPPSGDREPCPPCNPGFYNNDTATCSPCPPGTFSDGVKACESCPAGTEPAVGYQYKWWNVLPASMKTSCFNVGNSKCDGMNGWEVAGDHIRSGAGGSDNDYLILNLHVPGFKPPTSATGGAGTEFGRISFEFEMVCSADCELYFMMDVNRKSTRVVASWEGSKVRQSYTHIMTKNASVSYTWAFQRTNQASDVRQNVNNVASIYSISVSNAVDGVSSECQTCALLSQPSGSLCVPCPPGHYIHTSQCTECPPNTHLTSHSTLGPEACKPCGPSSKSNKEHSRCYSDCVFSYSENNVSLSFDYSSLGSVGTLMNGPSFTTKGTKYYHLFNISLCGGEGRRAVCTDNVTDLSSADSQKETGEPANAVETLICQSTIIPSSGRGFHTALSSQSISLADTFLGATVALTLDGVKARPDLFPQTTNKVPDVNFFYRSLEVTSSCDKGRNVVVTLRCNPDRGTQGELTVPSQCPAGTCDGCTFHFLWESSGACPQCTSTNYHQIEGACKGGLQDTLYVWTEPKRCVGGVSLPEKKTWPCESMDFLVKMGATIGAFTAALLFSITCYFWKKNKRLEFKYSKLVMSSNKECELPGADSCAVMEGEENEGEMEDEVVYSKKTSLIRKLKAIASRGNGRSYENVQLNSSQSNGLVWG; encoded by the exons ACAGACTACTACTATGAATATACAGAGTGTGACAGTACAGGGTCGCGATGGCGAGTAGCAATCCCTCAGAGCCATGGATCCTGCATCGGACTGCCCGAGCCTGTACGAGGGACAGAGTGCA caTTTTCCTGTGAGGCGGGGGAGTTTCTGGAGATGTCTGCCCAGGAGTGTACTCAGTGTGCAGCAGGTACCTACTCTCTGGGCAGCGGTATTCGATTTGATGACTGGGAAACCATCCCCAGCGGGTTCAGCTccctagcaacttaccttgacaATGGTCCCCATGGAGACGACAGCAGTACCTGCAACAG ttcgACGTGGTTTCCGCAGGGTAGTTACCTGGAGTCTAACAGAGATGAGTGTACTGTCTCTCTGATCTATGCTGTCCATCTGAAGAAACCGGGATCAGTCTCCTTTGACTACCAGTACCCAGACGGCAACCTCTTCTTTGAGTTCTTT ATCCAGAATGACCAGTGTCAGGAGATGGACCAGACTGCTGATAAGAAGTGGCTCAAGCTTACCAGTCACGGGGAGTGGGCCACACACACT GTGAATCTGAAGTCTGGCACTAACATCTTGTACTGGAGGACAGCAGGGATCCTGATTGGAGCTAAAGTAGTCAAACCTGTTCTGCTGAAGAACGTCCACATAGAGG GAGTGGCGTATGCGTCAGAGTGTTTCCCGTGTAAACCAGGGACGTTCAGCCAAACCCCAGGCTCCTCCTCATGTCAGCCCTGTCCCAGAGACACCCACTCTGGCCACGGAGCCAGCTCCTGTACCCCCTGCAACACCACAACACTCTATGCAC cggAGGGGTCAGCTGAGTGCAAAGCGAGACCACCATGCTCCAAGAAGGATTACTTTCAGATCCACACCCCCTGTGACCTTGAGGGCAAG ACACAGGTGACCTACAGGTGGGTGGAGCCTCAGATCTGTCTGGTGGACGTGGCCGGGGCTGAAACACTGCCCCCCTCTGGTGACCGTGAGCCCTGCCCACCGTGCAACCCTGGTTTCTATAACAATGACACTGCTACCTGCTCTCCCTGCCCCCCCGGGACATTCTCTGATGGGGTCAAAG CGTGTGAGTCGTGTCCTGCGGGTACTGAGCCTGCTGTAGGTTATCAGTATAAGTGGTGGAACGTCCTTCCAGCCAGCATGAAGACATCCTGCTTCAATGTGGGCAACTCCAAGTGTGACGGCATGAATG GTTGGGAGGTGGCGGGGGATCATATCCGTAGTGGAGCAGGGGGCTCTGATAACGACTACCTCATCCTCAACCTCCATGTACCTGGCTTTAA gccTCCTACATCAGCAACAGGTGGTGCGGGGACAGAGTTTGGCCGTATCAGCTTTGAGTttgagatggtgtgttcagctgacTGTGAGCTGTACTTTATGATG GATGTAAACAGGAAGAGTACAAGGGTGGTGGCGTCATGGGAGGGCAGTAAGGTCAGACAGTCCTACACACACATTATGACCAAGAACGCCTCTGTGTCATACACCTGGGCCTTCCAGAGGACCAACCAGGCCTCTGac gtGCGTCAGAATGTGAACAACGTGGCAAGTATCTACTCCATCTCAGTGAGTAATGCTGTAGACGGTGTGTCGTCGGAGTGTCAGACCTGTGCCCTCCTCTCCCAGCCCTCCGGCTCGCTGTGTGtgccctgccctccaggacattacatacacaccagcCAGTGCACCGAGTGCCCTCCCaacacacacctcacctcacaCAGCACCCTGGGCCCAGAGGCCTGCAAACCCTGTGGACCATCCAGCAAGAGCAACAAG GAGCACAGCAGGTGCTACAGTGACTGTGTGTTCTCCTACTCTGAGAACAATGTGTCTCTGAGTTTTGACTACAGTTCCCTGGGCTCTGTTGGAACACTGATGAACGGACCCAGTTTTACCACCAAAGGAACCAAATACTACCACCTTTTCAACATCAGCCTCTGTGGAGGAgag GGTAGAAGGGCTGTGTGTACAGACAACGTGACTGACCTTTCCAGCGCCGATTCTCAGAAAGAGACAGGGGAACCAGCCAATGCGGTGGAGACATTAATCTGTCAATCAACCATTATCCCCTCCAGTGGGCGGGGCTTCCACACAGCACTATCCTCTCAGTCCATCAGCCTAGCAGACACCTTTCTGG GAGCGACAGTGGCCTTGACTCTGGATGGAGTCAAGGCAAGACCAGACCTGTTCCCACAGACCACCAACAAAGTCCCTGACGTCAACTTCTTCTACCG TTCTCTGGAGGTGACCTCGTCATGTGATAAAGGTCGTAACGTGGTGGTGACGCTTCGCTGTAACCCAGATAGAGGCACACAAGGAGAACTCACAGTACCCAG TCAGTGTCCGGCGGGGACGTGTGATGGCTGTACCTTCCACTTCCTGTGGGAGAGCTCAGGGGCGTGTCCTCAGTGCACATCCACAAACTACCACCAGATAGAGGGAGCCTGCAAGGGAGGACTACAG gacACTCTGTATGTGTGGACTGAGCCAAAGCGGTGTGTAGGAGGGGTGTCCCTCCCGGAGAAGAAGACCTGGCCGTGTGAGAGCATGGACTTCTTGGTAAAGATGGGGGCGACGATAGGCGCCTTCACCGCCGCACTGCTCTTCTCCATCACCTGCTATTTCTGGAAGAAGAACAAGAG GCTGGAGTTTAAGTACTCGAAGCTGGTAATGTCGTCCAATAAGGAGTGTGAACTGCCGGGGGCGGATAGCTGTGccgtgatggagggagaggagaacgagggagagatggaggatgaggtGGTCTACTCCAAAAAAACATCCCTGATACGCAAACTCAAAGCCATCGCATCTAGG GGAAACGGGAGAAGCTATGAAAATGTCCAGTTGAACTCCTCACAGTCAAACGGGTTGGTGTGGGGGTga